One Hypomesus transpacificus isolate Combined female chromosome 6, fHypTra1, whole genome shotgun sequence DNA segment encodes these proteins:
- the LOC124469093 gene encoding proline-rich protein 36-like → MDLSGLNTCKVAPLRTSCPPRLLPFPSGPCPPPPSRWSRHLPLPAPRPPLPPGLPPCPPPSSHPPGNSDSWHQRLTPSPILRFPVPPSNDSTPPQPSPQHPRCHPPRPPCDRPKHLDPRSPSARFPLTANLLAAYIHTIGYSCPSTDSTLVAMFLLAFGFLRCSEFTSTSFTFDPSAHTCISDITLHSPDMLIFTLKRSKTNQSGPVVPNFPFPYDFLYNLVLSKSGSHGLSSSSLFSTESGHGASRFWFHHLCLILAKSGGSAPDTLPAPAPVFPLGPCLPPPPPSGWSHRLPLPAPQPPLPPGLPPCLPPSGQPPSRVSAPRTIVGSCGPVLAWLPAKIGVGKLGLGNLGWGKTLAPSCSATLNPPSNGSRHPSLLARSPCSGTSSAPPLPGSGFYTYHFWFAPEAAGQLQQFNEATYLLELYCRVFAARSALLPVRRSFPPFPGVHDRSQPGPRAWPPHLAPGPPPGPLLPPPALLPLPLLDQNIVTDDSTQTENQREEPGEGKTLSVPLRLLHEADDSTQNGDEMILRRRPSVVS, encoded by the exons GTGGCTCCGCTCCGGACATCCTGCCCGCCCCGGCTCCTGCCCTTCCCATCAGGACCCTGCCCGCCTCCGCCTTCACGATGGTCACGGCACCTCCCCCTGCCCGCCCCGCGgccccctctgcctccagggCTTCCCccgtgtccccctccctccagccatcCTCCAGG aaATTCAGACTCTTGGCACCAGAGGCTGACCCCCTCCCCAATCCTCCGTTTTCCGGTACCACCTTCCAATGACAGCACTCCTCCACAACCTTCACCTCAACACCCAAGATGCCATCCTCCAAG ACCTCCTTGTGACAGGCCTAAGCACCTAGATCCCCGCTCTCCTTCCGCACGGTTCCCTCTCACTGCCAACCTGCTAGCCGCCTATATCCACACAATTGGCTACTCCTGCCCTTCCACTGATTCCACCCTGGTAGCCATGTTCCTCCTGGCCTTCGGCTTCCTAAGGTGCTCAGAATTCACTTCCACCTCCTTTACCTTTGACCCCTCTGCTCACACATGCATCTCCGACATCACGCTACACTCCCCAGACATGCTCATCTTCACCCTGAAACGCAGCAAAACCAATCAAAGCGGGCCCGTTGTTCCCAACTTCCCCTTCCCCTATGATTTTCTGTATAACCTGGTTCTCTCCAAGTCAGGAAGTCATGGCCTCTCTTCCAGCTCACTATTCTCCACGGAATCAGGACACGGTGCCTCCCGTTTCTGGTTCCACCATCTGTGCCTCATCCTCGCCAAATCAG GTGGCTCCGCTCCAGACACCCTGCCCGCCCCAGCTCCTGTCTTCCCGTTGGGACCCTGcctgcccccgcctccacctTCAGGCTGGTCACACCGCCTCCCCCTGCCCGCCCCGCAgccccctctgcctccaggccttcccccttgtctccctccctccgggcAGCCACCCTCCAGG gTCTCTGCTCCCCGCACCATCGTCGGGTCCTGTGGCCCcgtcctagcctggctgccagcaaAAATtggggtcgggaagttgggtctggggaacctcggatggggaaaaac gctagcccCTTCCTGCTCTGCCACCCTGAACCCTCCCAGCAATGGCTCACGGCATCCGAGTTTGCTTGCGCGTTCTCCCTGTTCCGGGACGTCATCTGCTCCTCCTTTACCGGGCTCCGGGTTCTACACCTATCACTTCTGGTTTGCCCCCGAGGCTGCGGGGCAGCTCCAGCAGTTCAACGAGGCCACCTACCTACTGGAGCTCTATTGTCGGGTTTTCGCTGCCCGGTCCGCCCTGCTCCCTGTGCGGCGCTCCTTCCCACCCTTCCCTGGAGTGCATGATCGCAGCCAGCCCGGTCCCCGTGCGTGGCCCCCACACTTGGCCCCTGGCCCCCCGCCCGGCCCCCTTTTGCCTCCTCCGGCCCTccttcccctgcccctcctgGACCAGAACATAGTTACAG ATGACAGCACCCAGacggagaaccagagagaggagcCTGGAGAGGGGAAAACACTTTCAGTCCCCCTCCGGCTTCTACATGAAGCAGATGACAGCACCCAGAATGGGGATGAGATGATACTGAGGCGGAGGCCCTCGGTTGTTTCATGA